In the Rhodothermales bacterium genome, GCTGCGCGTCGGCAGACGGCGCCGGGCCGGCGTCGCCGGCGACCCGGTTCATGCGCCGGTCCACCTGCCCCGGGGCGATCAAAAAAAACAGCAGCAGGGCCACGGCCAGCACGGTCGCAACGCGGTTCAGCCAACGAGTCATGGTCCCTCCTCTTGCGACCCGGCGCGCATCATTTCATCGCCTCAAGCACCGGAGCGCCCGGAGCCGGATCGTTTGTGTACGTGATGCCCAGAAACGCCGCGACGGTCGACGCCACCTGGTTTTGAAACCACTGCCCCTTGAGCGTCTCCGGCGCGCGCCCGGGGGTATCGGGGCCGAAGATGGCCAGCCAGATCTGCTCGGCGCCGCGCACATCGTCGCCGTGGCTCCGCCAGGCGCCGATCGGCACGGTGCCGCGGCCGTGGTCCGTCGTGATGATGAAGGTGGTCTTGTCCCGATACCCGGGGTCCGACTGCACCCAGGTATACAGCTCGCGGATGAACGCGTCCGTGCGGTGCGCCGCGTGGAGGTAGTGGTCGTAGGCGCCATCGTGGGCGAAATCGTCGGTCTCGCCGTATGCGATGTAGAGTAGCCGGGGCCGCTCGCGCTGGAGGTATTCGAGCGCATAGTGGTGCGTGAACGCATCGAGCCGGACGGACGACCACGGGCTGGGGATCTGGTCCTGGAGCTCGTTGAGGAAGCGTTCGCGGTCGGTGAGCCGGGTGCCGCCGGCGTGTTCGAACCCCGCGTTCACGGGAACGCCGCTGCGCACTTCGTTGATGATAAAGGGAAAGACATCCCACGACCCGAAGGCCGCCACCTTGCCGGCGAGGCCGGGCGTACGGATGGCGGCTTCGAGGACGGTCGTGTTGTGATTCGGGCGTTTGGCGTTGCTGTCGATCCGCGGGTCGGCGAATCCGGTCAGGATCTCGTTGTATCCGGGATAGGAAAACCGCATGGTGTTGGTGACATCCACCATGCTGCCCGCCGCCCTGTCGCCGTAGAGCTGGC is a window encoding:
- a CDS encoding alkaline phosphatase family protein, whose protein sequence is MIKRTGVAILIVLFAMTLPAAAQSARQTENVVLISLDGMRWQEVFSGADPVLIRNDDFVSDTTHLKAAFWNDDVATRRRQLMPFFWEHIAVNGQLYGDRAAGSMVDVTNTMRFSYPGYNEILTGFADPRIDSNAKRPNHNTTVLEAAIRTPGLAGKVAAFGSWDVFPFIINEVRSGVPVNAGFEHAGGTRLTDRERFLNELQDQIPSPWSSVRLDAFTHHYALEYLQRERPRLLYIAYGETDDFAHDGAYDHYLHAAHRTDAFIRELYTWVQSDPGYRDKTTFIITTDHGRGTVPIGAWRSHGDDVRGAEQIWLAIFGPDTPGRAPETLKGQWFQNQVASTVAAFLGITYTNDPAPGAPVLEAMK